The genomic stretch TTGCCAGCCTGCCGCCGGGCTTGAGCATGAGGCGGGCGTTTTTGAGGGCGGCTACGGGGTCGGCGAAGTCGTGCAGGACGTTGGCCATGAGCACCACGTCGGCGCAACCCTTGCACAGCAGAGTGGTTTCAGCTTCGCCGACGGCGGTCTGGATGTTGTTGAGACCTGCGATACTCGCCGCAGCCTTGAGTTCAGCGATAGCCTCTGCGCTCAAGTCGAGGGCATAGACTTTGCCGGAATTCCCGACCACTTTCGCCGCTGGGATGGAAAAGTAGCCGTCGCCGCTGCCAATATCGGCCAGCGTGTCGCCGGGCTTGAGGCCGATTTGCGACAGAATCGCCGGCGCGTCCTGCCACAAGCGCCTCTCGGCGTGGTTATAGTCCTTGAGCGAACCGCCGCCAACCATGTTCCCTCCTAGAGAGCGATGCTGTCTATCTGCTTCTTGACCGCGTCAGCCGAGGCAGCCAGCATCTTGAGTTCCTCGGCGCTGAGCTTTAGGTCAACCACCTCTTTGATGCCGCCCCTGCCCAGCCTGACCGGCACGCCTATGACGACATCTTTAAGGCCGTACTCGCCGTCGAGAACGGAGGCGCAGGGCAATATCTCTTTCTTGTCCTGCATTATGGCAGTTACCATGCGGGCGACGGCGGCGGAGGGGGCGTAAAAAGCGCTGGCGGTCTTGAGCAGGCCGACTATCTCGGCGCCGCCGTTGACGGCGCGCTGCACCAGGCGCTCCACAGCCTCTTTGGACAGCAGCTCGGTGATGGGCTTGCCTTTAACCTTTGCCATGCGCGGGAAGACCACCATATTCGTGCCGTGCTCGCCCAACACGTAGCAGGAAACGTCGGTGACGGGGACGTGGCACTCGAGGGCGATGAAAGCTGCCAGACGCGCCCCGTCCAGCACGCCGGAAAGACCGAGCACTCTGTTACGCGGGAAGCCGCTGGCCTTGTATGCCACCCAGGTCATGGCGTCCACCGGGTTGGCTACTACGATGATGACGCAGTTCGGGGAGTGCCGCACTACCTCTTTGACCACGCCAGAGACGATGCCGGTGTTTATCTTGAGCAGGTCCTCGCGCGACATGCCCGGCTTGCGCGTGGCGCCGGAGGTAATGACCACCACGTCGGAGCCCGCCGTGTCGGCGTAATTGTTGCTGCCGCTGATGCGGTGCGTAAAGCCGACGACCGGGCCTGACTCCAGGATGTCCAGCGCCTTGCCCTGCGGCAGTCCCTCGACGATGTCCAGCAGCACGACGTCGGCAAAGTCTTTCTCGATGAGGCGCTGGCCGAGGCTGGCGCCTACGTTTCCGGCTCCGATGACGGTGATTTTAGATGGTTTCATACTCTACTCCTACACATCTTCTCTCCCGTAAGGGAGAAAGTAAATCGTCTTTGCGAGGAGTTCCGATTTGTCGGAATGACGAAGCAATCTTTCGGCCTGATAAGACTATCCTTTAAAGATTGCTTCGCGAATCAGCTATTAGCTGCTTCGCTCGCAACGACGGCTATTTCATTCTGGCGATGATGGCGTCGGCCACCTGCGAGGTGCCTACGGCTTTATCCTGCTGGCCGTCCGGCTTGAGGTCGTAGGTGACGTATTTGCCCTCGGCGATGACGGCGGCGATGGCCTTCTCCACACTGTCGGCGGCGGCAGTCTCGTCAATGTACCTCAACATGAGCACGCCCGATAGCATCATGGCCATGGGGTTGGCTTTGTTCATGCCCTTGTACTTGGGGGCGCTGCCGTGGGTAGGCTCGAAGAGGGCGATGCCGTCGCCGATGTTGGCTCCGGGAGCTACGCCCAGTCCGCCTACCAGACCGGCGCACAGGTCGGAGAGGATGTCGCCGTAGAGGTTGGGGCAGACCAGCACGTCGAACTGCTGCGGCTTTTTGACCAGTTGCATGGTCATGTTGTCCACGATGCGGTCTTCGAATTCTATATCGGGATAGGCCTGGGCTATGTCGCGGGCCACTGCCAGGAACAGGCCGTCGGAGAACTTCATGATGTTGGCCTTGTGCACGGCGGTCACCTTCTTGCGCTTGTGGTTGCGGGCGTACTCGAAGGCGAAGCGCACGATGCGGCGGCTGCCGAATTCCGAGATGGGCTTGATGCTGATGCCGGAGTCGGGACGGATTTTGGCCCCCAGCTCGCCCAGAAAAGAAATCAGTTTGGCGTTGTCGGGCGTTCCCTTTTCGAACTCGATGCCGGCGTAGAGGTCTTCCATATTCTCGCGCACGATGACGAGGTCTATGTTGCTATACAGCGTGGGCGCGCCCTCGTAGCTCTTGCAGGGGCGCAAACATGTATAAAGTTCCAACTCTTTGCGCAGGGCCACGTTGACGCTCCGGAAGCCGGAGCCGATGGGCGTGGTGATGGGGCCTTTGAGGGCCACCTTATTCTTGCGGATGGATTCTATGACGTGTGGAGGAAGCGGAGTGCCGTATTCGGCCATGACATCAGTCCCGGCATGCACGATGTCCCAGTTGAATTTGACGCCGGTGGCTTCCAGCACGCGCCTGGTGGCCTCGGTCAACTCCGGGCCGATGCCGTCGCCGGGGATGAGGGTGATATTATGAACCATGGAATTATTACTCCTTAAGATAAATTGCTATATTTTCTTGTGCTGGATACTCTACAAATTCTAAGCACTAAGCACCAAACTCTAAATAAGCACTAATTTCCAAATCCAAATTATTTTCTTGGTTCGCATTTTTCAATGATTGCCCCAAATATCTTTGTAAGCTCAGTAGCTTCCTGAATTAGAATGTCCTTTCGTTTTTCCAGGTCTTCGTTATTACCTGAAGAAGGTTCAACCAGTATCTACTCTCTTTTGCTTCTTTACGACAAATCTTCACTCTCATGGCAAAGTCCTTTTTACTCAGAGCTTCGTTGGCCTCAATGTAATTTGCACCTACCGAACCTGAAGACCTGATAAGCTGTTTCATCATTTCAATGTTTGCCAGCGTTCTCTGAAGAGCATCTGTAAATTCAATTATATCCTTCGAGAAGTTTAGGGTCCGCTCCTCCAGGTCGAATTGCCGGTCTTGTTTGCCTTCAGTCATTTGAATTTGTTGTTTTGAATTTATTTAGTGCTTAGATATTATGATTTAGAATTTCTCCCCTTTACTCCAATTTGAAGTCTCCGTGCTTCTGGATATAAGGAATGAGCCCCCCCTCATCCAGGATGGCCAGCATGGCCTTGGGAATCGGCTTGAAGGTAAGTGTGACTCCGTTCGTGACGTCGCGCACCGTTCCGGCGGCCATGTCTACTTCCAACTCGTCGCCGTCATTTATCTTGTCCGTGTCGCAGATGAGCACCGGCAGGCCGCGGTTGATGGCGTTGCGGAAAAAGATGCGCGCCACGCTCTTGGCGAGAACCGCGCTGACGCCAGCCATCTTGATGACCAGCGGGGCATGTTCGCGGGATGAACCCAGGCCGAAATTATCTCCGCCCACCACGAAATCGCCGGGTTTCACTCGGCTGGCGAAGGTGGGGTCGGCATCCTCCAGCACGTGTTTGGCCAGCTCCGGCAGGTTGGAGCGCAAATGCGCCAGGCGGCCGGGGACGATGTGGTCGGTGGATATGCTGTCGCCGAATTTGAAGGCTTTACCTTTTAACATTTAGAGCACCTCCCTGGGGTCGGTGACCACGCCGGTGAGCGCCGTGGCGGCGGCGGTGGCCGGGCTGGCCAGATAGACGAAGGAGTTGGGGTTGCCCATGCGGCCTTTGAAGTTGCGGTTGGCGGTGGAGAGGCAGGCCTCGCCGTCGCCCAGGATGCCCTGGTGCAGGCCCATGCAGGCCCCGCAGCCGGGCGGCAGAACAGAGCCTCCGGCCTCGATGAAGATGCGCATATATCCCGCGTCCATGGCCTGCAAGAGAACTCGCTTGGAAGCGGGCGCTACCACCAGCCGGGTGTCGGGGCTGATTTTCTTGTTCCTGAGGATGCTGGCGGCCAGCGCGAAATCCTCCAGCCGGCCGTTGGTGCAGGTGCCCAGGAAAACCTGATGAATCCTGACGCCTTTCAGGTCTTTGGCCAGCACGGTGTTGTCCACCGTGTGCGGGCGTGAGACGGTCGGCTCCAGCGCGGCGGCGTCTATCTCGATGGTCTTCTCATAAACGGCATCCTTGTCCGGCGAGATGGAGCGGTACTGCTCCGCTCTGCCCAATTCGCGCAGGTGCTTTTCCGTCGTCATATCCGAGGGGAAGAGTCCCAGCTTGGCCCCGGCCTCTACGGCCATGTTGGCGATGGTGAGGCGGCCCGACATGGACATGCTGTCTACGGCCTTGCCGCCGAACTCCAGCGATTTATAGGTGGCCCCGTCCGCGCCTATCATGCCGATGAGGTGCAGGATGAGGTCCTTGGCGGTGACGAACTGCGGGAACTTGTTTTTGACGTCTATCCTGATAGTCTCCGGCACGCGGAACCAGGTCTTGCCC from Dehalococcoidia bacterium encodes the following:
- a CDS encoding class I SAM-dependent methyltransferase, with amino-acid sequence MVGGGSLKDYNHAERRLWQDAPAILSQIGLKPGDTLADIGSGDGYFSIPAAKVVGNSGKVYALDLSAEAIAELKAAASIAGLNNIQTAVGEAETTLLCKGCADVVLMANVLHDFADPVAALKNARLMLKPGGRLANLDWKKEKDQLHGPPFAKRFDQEKATALLNQAGFKVMSSALVGPFHYLLIAEPV
- the mdh gene encoding malate dehydrogenase, with protein sequence MKPSKITVIGAGNVGASLGQRLIEKDFADVVLLDIVEGLPQGKALDILESGPVVGFTHRISGSNNYADTAGSDVVVITSGATRKPGMSREDLLKINTGIVSGVVKEVVRHSPNCVIIVVANPVDAMTWVAYKASGFPRNRVLGLSGVLDGARLAAFIALECHVPVTDVSCYVLGEHGTNMVVFPRMAKVKGKPITELLSKEAVERLVQRAVNGGAEIVGLLKTASAFYAPSAAVARMVTAIMQDKKEILPCASVLDGEYGLKDVVIGVPVRLGRGGIKEVVDLKLSAEELKMLAASADAVKKQIDSIAL
- a CDS encoding isocitrate/isopropylmalate dehydrogenase family protein gives rise to the protein MVHNITLIPGDGIGPELTEATRRVLEATGVKFNWDIVHAGTDVMAEYGTPLPPHVIESIRKNKVALKGPITTPIGSGFRSVNVALRKELELYTCLRPCKSYEGAPTLYSNIDLVIVRENMEDLYAGIEFEKGTPDNAKLISFLGELGAKIRPDSGISIKPISEFGSRRIVRFAFEYARNHKRKKVTAVHKANIMKFSDGLFLAVARDIAQAYPDIEFEDRIVDNMTMQLVKKPQQFDVLVCPNLYGDILSDLCAGLVGGLGVAPGANIGDGIALFEPTHGSAPKYKGMNKANPMAMMLSGVLMLRYIDETAAADSVEKAIAAVIAEGKYVTYDLKPDGQQDKAVGTSQVADAIIARMK